One segment of Agrococcus sp. ProA11 DNA contains the following:
- a CDS encoding amino-acid N-acetyltransferase has product MSADAAAITVRPARTSDVRGMQALIEPYVRRRILLGKELVTLFEAVQEFVVAERDGQLVGCGALHVMWEDLGEVRTIAAAEGALGRGVGHAMLFALEERARTLGLERLFCLTFETDFFTRNGFEEVAEQVVEPEVFGELLRSQDGGVAEFLDLAHVKPNTLGNTRMLKRL; this is encoded by the coding sequence ATGAGTGCCGACGCAGCAGCGATCACCGTGCGCCCCGCCCGCACCAGCGACGTGCGCGGCATGCAGGCGCTCATCGAGCCGTACGTGCGACGACGGATCCTGCTCGGCAAGGAGCTCGTGACGCTCTTCGAGGCCGTCCAGGAGTTCGTCGTCGCCGAGCGCGACGGGCAGCTGGTGGGCTGCGGCGCGCTGCACGTCATGTGGGAGGACCTGGGCGAGGTGCGCACGATCGCCGCGGCGGAGGGCGCGCTCGGCAGGGGCGTCGGGCACGCGATGCTCTTCGCGCTGGAGGAACGCGCGCGGACGCTCGGGCTGGAGCGGCTCTTCTGCCTCACCTTCGAGACCGACTTCTTCACCCGCAACGGGTTCGAGGAGGTCGCCGAGCAGGTGGTGGAGCCCGAGGTCTTCGGCGAGCTGCTGCGCTCGCAGGACGGCGGCGTGGCCGAGTTCCTGGATCTCGCGCACGTGAAGCCCAACACGCTCGGCAACACGCGCATGCTCAAGCGCCTGTGA
- a CDS encoding ATP-dependent Clp protease ATP-binding subunit produces the protein MFERFTDRARRVVVLAQEEAKLLNHNYIGTEHILLGLIHEGDGVAAKALEQLGISLDAVRAQVQDMIGTGSQQTSGHIPFTPRAKKVLELSLREALQLGHNYIGTEHVLLGLIREGEGVAAQVLVKLGADLNRVRQTVNQLLAGYQGKESTTVGGDQAAQSDAKGSQILDQFGRNLTQAARDAKLDPVIGREKEIERVMQILSRRSKNNPVLIGEPGVGKTAVVEGLAQAIIKGEVPETLKDKQVYTLDLGSLIAGSRYRGDFEERLKKVTKEIRTRGDIITFIDEIHTLVGAGAAEGAIDAANILKPLLARGELQTIGATTLDEYRKHFEKDAALERRFQPIQVNEPSVAHTINILKGLRDRYESHHKITITDGALVAAANLADRYVQDRFLPDKAIDLIDEGGARLRLSILSAPPELREFDERIADVRTRKEGAIEGQDFEAAARLRDEEKELLGERLRLEKKWRSGNGGPTGVLDEGVIAEVLANATGIPVFKLTEEESARLVFMEKALHQRVIGQEEAVSVLAKTIRRQRAGLKDPRRPSGSFIFAGPTGVGKTELAKALAEFLFDDEDALISLDMSEYSEKHTVSRLFGAPPGFVGFEEGGQLTEKVRRKPFSVVLFDEIEKAHVDIFNSLLQILEEGRLTDGQGRVVDFKNTVIIMTTNLGTKDISGGPVGFVLEGDSENDYDRMRGKVREELKKNFKPEFLNRVDEMIVFPQLSPSELLQIVDLFIARLAERLLDRDMTIELAPAAKQRLIEIGHDPALGARPLRRAVQHEIEDVLSEKILHGELGAGEHVTVDFADGDFVFTHTSPEPHEPELEPVDA, from the coding sequence ATGTTCGAGAGATTCACTGACCGCGCTCGCCGGGTCGTGGTGCTCGCCCAGGAAGAGGCGAAGCTGCTCAACCACAACTACATCGGCACGGAGCACATCCTGCTCGGCCTCATCCATGAGGGCGACGGTGTCGCCGCGAAGGCACTGGAGCAGCTGGGCATCTCGCTCGATGCCGTGCGCGCGCAGGTGCAGGACATGATCGGCACAGGCAGCCAGCAGACGTCGGGACACATCCCGTTCACGCCGCGCGCCAAGAAGGTGCTCGAGCTGAGCCTGCGCGAGGCGCTGCAGCTCGGCCACAACTACATCGGCACCGAGCACGTGCTGCTCGGGCTGATCCGCGAGGGCGAGGGTGTCGCAGCCCAGGTGCTCGTGAAGCTCGGCGCCGACCTCAACCGCGTGCGCCAGACCGTCAACCAGCTCCTGGCCGGCTACCAGGGCAAGGAGTCGACGACCGTGGGCGGCGACCAGGCCGCGCAGTCGGACGCCAAGGGGTCGCAGATCCTCGACCAGTTCGGCCGCAACCTCACGCAGGCCGCCAGGGACGCCAAGCTCGACCCGGTGATCGGGCGCGAGAAGGAAATCGAGCGGGTCATGCAGATCCTGTCTCGCCGCTCCAAGAACAACCCGGTGCTGATCGGTGAGCCCGGCGTCGGCAAGACCGCCGTCGTCGAGGGACTGGCGCAGGCGATCATCAAGGGTGAGGTGCCAGAGACGCTCAAGGACAAGCAGGTCTACACGCTCGACCTGGGCTCCCTGATCGCCGGCAGCCGCTACCGCGGCGACTTCGAGGAGCGCCTCAAGAAGGTGACGAAGGAGATCCGCACCCGCGGCGACATCATCACCTTCATCGACGAGATCCACACGCTCGTCGGTGCCGGCGCCGCCGAGGGAGCGATCGACGCTGCCAACATCCTGAAGCCGCTGCTCGCCCGCGGTGAGCTGCAGACGATCGGCGCCACGACGCTCGACGAGTACCGCAAGCACTTCGAGAAGGACGCCGCGCTCGAGCGCCGGTTCCAGCCGATCCAGGTCAACGAGCCGTCGGTCGCGCACACGATCAACATCCTCAAGGGGCTGCGCGATCGCTACGAGTCGCACCACAAGATCACCATCACCGACGGCGCGCTCGTCGCGGCGGCGAACCTCGCCGACCGCTACGTGCAGGACCGCTTCCTGCCGGACAAGGCGATCGACCTGATCGACGAGGGCGGCGCTCGCCTGCGGCTGTCGATCCTGTCGGCCCCGCCGGAGCTGCGCGAGTTCGACGAGCGGATCGCCGACGTGCGCACCCGCAAGGAGGGCGCCATCGAGGGCCAGGACTTCGAGGCTGCTGCACGGCTGCGCGACGAGGAGAAGGAGCTGCTCGGCGAGCGGCTGCGCCTCGAGAAGAAGTGGCGCAGCGGCAACGGCGGCCCCACGGGTGTGCTCGATGAGGGCGTCATCGCCGAGGTGCTCGCGAACGCGACCGGCATCCCGGTGTTCAAGCTCACCGAGGAGGAGTCGGCTCGACTCGTCTTCATGGAGAAGGCGCTGCACCAGCGCGTCATCGGCCAGGAGGAGGCCGTCAGTGTGCTGGCGAAGACCATCCGCCGCCAGCGTGCCGGCCTGAAGGACCCGCGACGCCCCTCGGGCTCGTTCATCTTCGCCGGGCCCACGGGCGTCGGCAAGACCGAGCTCGCGAAGGCGCTCGCGGAGTTCCTCTTCGACGACGAGGATGCGCTGATCTCGCTCGACATGTCGGAGTACAGCGAGAAGCACACCGTCTCGCGGCTCTTCGGCGCCCCTCCCGGGTTCGTCGGCTTCGAGGAGGGCGGCCAGCTCACCGAGAAGGTGCGTCGCAAGCCGTTCTCGGTCGTGCTCTTCGACGAGATCGAGAAGGCGCACGTCGACATCTTCAACTCGCTGCTGCAGATCCTCGAAGAGGGTCGCCTGACCGATGGTCAGGGCCGCGTGGTCGACTTCAAGAACACCGTCATCATCATGACCACGAACCTCGGCACCAAGGACATCTCCGGTGGCCCCGTCGGGTTCGTGCTCGAGGGCGACTCGGAGAACGACTACGACCGGATGCGCGGCAAGGTGCGCGAGGAGCTCAAGAAGAACTTCAAGCCCGAGTTCCTCAACCGCGTCGACGAGATGATCGTCTTCCCGCAGCTCTCGCCCAGCGAGCTGCTGCAGATCGTCGACCTGTTCATCGCGCGGCTGGCCGAGCGTCTGCTCGACCGCGACATGACGATCGAGCTGGCGCCGGCTGCCAAGCAGCGCCTCATCGAGATCGGCCACGATCCGGCGCTCGGTGCGAGGCCGCTGCGCCGCGCGGTGCAGCACGAGATCGAGGATGTGCTGAGCGAGAAGATCCTGCACGGCGAGCTGGGCGCGGGGGAGCACGTCACCGTGGACTTCGCGGACGGCGATTTCGTCTTCACCCACACGAGCCCGGAGCCGCACGAGCCGGAGCTCGAGCCCGTCGACGCCTGA
- the radA gene encoding DNA repair protein RadA — protein sequence MAKAPAFRCSECGWTTLKWVGRCGECQRWGTIEEVGVSTARVSAGAVPASRAARPITELQATDAPRWPTGIAEFDRVLGGGIVPGAVVLCSGEPGVGKSTLLLAVAAKAAAAGRRVLYVSGEESLGQVRLRAERTGALEPQLYLASETDLATILGQVRDTRPELVIVDSVQTVANADNDGLAGGPSQVRDVASALTRAAKAADIPLLLVGHVTKDGSVAGPRVLEHLVDVVAHFDGDRQTALRFVRTSKNRFGPTDEVGCFEMTGDGIAEVPDPSGLFLSRSATPLAGTCVTVALEGRRALPVEVQALVVAASTPQPRRVVNGVDASRVAMVLAVLERHAGLHLGAKDVYVSTVGGIKLTEPGADLAIALAIASADKNVALPGRLAAIGEISLAGEIRAASAAARRVTEARRLGYARVIDETVALVRNAIPEAISQGRRESAPGPRPVAVPDF from the coding sequence ATGGCCAAGGCACCCGCGTTCCGCTGCTCCGAGTGCGGTTGGACGACCCTGAAATGGGTCGGGCGCTGCGGCGAGTGCCAACGGTGGGGCACGATCGAGGAGGTCGGTGTCTCGACAGCACGGGTGAGCGCCGGTGCCGTGCCGGCCTCGCGCGCCGCCCGCCCCATCACCGAGCTGCAGGCCACGGATGCGCCGCGCTGGCCGACCGGCATCGCCGAGTTCGACCGGGTGCTCGGCGGCGGCATCGTGCCGGGCGCCGTGGTGCTCTGCTCGGGCGAGCCAGGGGTCGGCAAATCGACGCTGCTGCTCGCGGTGGCGGCGAAGGCCGCCGCGGCAGGCAGGCGCGTGCTCTACGTCTCCGGCGAGGAGTCGCTCGGGCAGGTGCGCCTGCGTGCCGAGCGCACCGGCGCCCTGGAGCCGCAGCTCTACCTCGCGAGCGAGACCGATCTCGCCACGATCCTCGGGCAGGTGCGCGACACCAGGCCCGAGCTCGTGATCGTCGACTCGGTGCAGACCGTCGCGAATGCCGACAACGATGGGCTCGCCGGCGGGCCCAGCCAGGTGCGCGACGTCGCCTCGGCGCTGACCCGCGCGGCGAAGGCCGCCGACATCCCGCTGCTGCTCGTCGGGCACGTGACGAAGGATGGCTCGGTCGCCGGCCCGCGCGTGCTGGAGCACCTCGTCGACGTCGTCGCGCACTTCGACGGCGACCGGCAGACGGCGCTGCGCTTCGTGCGCACCTCGAAGAACCGCTTCGGGCCGACGGATGAGGTGGGCTGCTTCGAGATGACCGGCGACGGCATCGCCGAGGTGCCGGACCCGTCCGGGCTGTTCCTCTCGCGCTCGGCGACGCCGCTCGCCGGCACCTGCGTGACCGTCGCGCTCGAGGGCCGTCGTGCGCTGCCGGTGGAGGTGCAGGCGCTCGTCGTCGCAGCATCCACCCCGCAGCCGCGGCGTGTGGTGAACGGCGTCGACGCCTCGCGCGTGGCGATGGTGCTGGCGGTGCTCGAGCGTCACGCCGGGCTGCACCTGGGTGCGAAGGACGTCTACGTCTCGACCGTCGGCGGCATCAAGCTCACCGAACCCGGCGCCGACCTCGCCATCGCGCTCGCCATCGCGAGCGCCGACAAGAACGTGGCGCTGCCCGGCAGGCTGGCGGCCATCGGGGAGATCTCGCTCGCGGGCGAGATCCGGGCCGCCTCGGCGGCAGCCCGCCGCGTCACGGAGGCTCGGCGCCTCGGCTACGCGCGCGTGATCGACGAGACGGTGGCGCTCGTGCGCAACGCCATCCCGGAGGCGATCAGCCAGGGCCGCCGTGAGTCCGCGCCGGGCCCGAGGCCCGTGGCGGTCCCCGACTTCTGA
- a CDS encoding alpha/beta fold hydrolase — protein MLQIDADVVRWRDGTAADDERELLVVMHGLGSHEGDLFGLAPHLPASLTIASLRAPIPYGGGFAWFDFSAVDSEDQALIDEAATAVLGWLDRLDGPYRRVHLLGFSQGGAMAVQLARLAPERFASITHLASFVHAGDAPGDAALAARRPRIPLLTTIGTLDDIIQPDKIARSTPWLDAHFDVERRTYERPHTIIAEELDDVVAFLQRV, from the coding sequence ATGCTGCAGATCGATGCGGATGTCGTGCGCTGGCGCGACGGCACGGCCGCCGACGATGAGCGCGAGCTGCTCGTGGTCATGCACGGGCTCGGCTCGCACGAAGGCGACCTCTTCGGCCTCGCCCCGCACCTGCCCGCGTCGCTCACGATCGCGTCGCTGCGCGCGCCGATCCCCTACGGCGGCGGCTTCGCGTGGTTCGACTTCTCAGCGGTCGACAGCGAGGACCAGGCGCTCATCGATGAGGCGGCGACTGCGGTGCTCGGCTGGCTCGACCGACTGGACGGCCCGTACCGCCGCGTGCACCTGCTGGGCTTCTCGCAGGGCGGCGCGATGGCTGTGCAGCTGGCTCGCCTCGCACCGGAGCGCTTCGCGTCGATCACGCACCTCGCCTCGTTCGTGCACGCGGGCGACGCACCGGGCGACGCGGCACTGGCGGCGCGGCGCCCGCGCATCCCGCTGCTCACCACCATCGGCACGCTCGACGACATCATCCAGCCGGACAAGATCGCGCGCTCCACGCCGTGGCTCGACGCGCACTTCGACGTCGAGCGGCGCACCTACGAGCGGCCGCACACCATCATCGCCGAGGAGCTCGACGACGTCGTCGCGTTCCTCCAGCGGGTGTAG
- a CDS encoding NUDIX hydrolase family protein, whose translation MAVRTPDPNPGWLSDDELQQARERMPILYVEALPVRLDGLGQVTEVGLLLRMNAQSQMTRTVVSGRVMRGERVRDALYRHLEKDLGPMAFPQLPADPTPFHVAEYFPLPGDGIYSDDRQHAVSLCYIVPVTGTCDPRQDALELTWLSPEAAASELVTSEMEGGRGALVRAALARLGALR comes from the coding sequence ATGGCCGTGCGCACCCCTGACCCCAATCCCGGCTGGCTGAGCGATGATGAGCTGCAGCAGGCCAGGGAGCGGATGCCGATCCTCTACGTGGAGGCCCTTCCCGTGCGACTCGACGGCCTCGGCCAGGTGACCGAGGTCGGGCTGCTGCTGCGCATGAACGCGCAGAGCCAGATGACGCGCACGGTCGTGTCGGGGCGCGTGATGCGCGGCGAGCGAGTGCGCGATGCGCTCTACCGCCACCTCGAGAAGGATCTCGGCCCGATGGCGTTCCCGCAGCTGCCCGCCGACCCGACGCCCTTCCACGTCGCCGAGTACTTCCCGCTGCCCGGCGACGGCATCTACTCCGACGATCGGCAGCACGCGGTCTCGCTCTGCTACATCGTGCCCGTCACCGGCACGTGCGATCCGCGCCAGGACGCGCTGGAGCTCACCTGGCTGAGCCCCGAGGCCGCGGCGTCCGAGCTGGTCACGAGCGAGATGGAGGGCGGCCGGGGTGCGCTCGTTCGGGCGGCCCTCGCCCGCCTGGGAGCGCTGCGCTGA
- a CDS encoding cell wall-binding repeat-containing protein — translation MKKHSKRSVALGAACAVGLGALVAPQAAVATGPDDAAAAVGDTAVINLLHINDFHGRVQGPLTVNFAGLVEDLRSDHPGNSLLTGGGDLIGASNFTSGSQQDVPTIDVLNALGLDASTVGNHEFDQGVADLTDRVMPLAEWTYLSANVTLDGAPIGPSYVTYDIDGVTVGVVGAVTEETPSLVSPGGIVGVEFAPVAATINRVAAELSDGNPDNGEADVVVAELHDHGLDYEAEFSGDVDVVFNGHTHQAYAEMRPMPGAPGATRPFVQSGEYAGHVGQVVLEVDTTTGAITTLTATNHATPNTDGSAYIAEYPRVAEIAEIVDEAEAEAALAGNVQVGTISADITVPLEDRGNRAEESTMGELVATMYRDQVAPESRGGAEIGIVNPGGLRDSLLYEAAEGVGEDTDGIVRLAEANAVLPFINNLGSMTLTGAQLDQVLEQQWQRNSDGTTTGISRPYLQLGLSDNVTYVSDPSRAMDDRVSDIRIDGEPVAADEEIRVASSSFLLDGGDNFWTFQDGADRRDSGLVDLDAFTAFLGDNPGIGPDWSVNHVDVTDLPDAPVVEGTDVTIQVDQIDRIRSTGAEASETLEVRDTDGMVLGSADVVVNNDGAGTPLTTSAEVTFDVLVPGGAGSEPAPATFVLHADNGTEIPFEVDVVSPTDRIAGANRFETAVAISESGYPSGAPVVYVASGEVWADGLTAGPAAAHEGGPLLLVRKGEAPEVVLDEIARLGAERVVIVGGLPSVGADVETAIAAIDSVDMIDRLGGANRFETSRLVAEYAFESADGAYVATGTRFPDALSAGAAAGHLSWPLVLIDTRDEVPAATVAALDDLGVERVRIVGSTHAVPSSNAGEFVDAGFVVTRHGGVNRFATSALVTGSAFDSAPAGAYLASGVLFPDALAGSAIAGAQGAPLLITQQGCVPEPVLDMLDELSPASITLLGGAPSLSVEVARLTGC, via the coding sequence GTGAAGAAGCATTCGAAGCGCAGCGTTGCGCTCGGCGCCGCATGCGCCGTCGGACTCGGGGCGCTCGTCGCCCCGCAGGCCGCGGTCGCGACCGGCCCGGACGACGCCGCCGCTGCCGTCGGCGACACCGCCGTCATCAACCTGCTCCACATCAACGACTTCCACGGCCGCGTCCAGGGCCCGCTGACCGTCAACTTCGCGGGCCTCGTCGAGGACCTGCGCAGCGACCACCCCGGCAACTCGCTGCTCACCGGCGGCGGCGACCTGATCGGTGCCTCCAACTTCACCTCCGGCTCGCAGCAGGACGTGCCGACGATCGACGTGCTCAACGCGCTCGGCCTCGACGCGTCGACGGTCGGCAACCACGAGTTCGACCAGGGCGTCGCCGACCTCACCGACCGCGTCATGCCGCTCGCGGAGTGGACGTACCTGTCGGCGAACGTCACGCTCGACGGTGCCCCCATCGGTCCGTCCTACGTCACCTACGACATCGACGGCGTCACCGTCGGCGTCGTCGGCGCCGTGACCGAGGAGACCCCCTCCCTCGTCTCGCCCGGCGGCATCGTGGGCGTGGAGTTCGCCCCGGTCGCCGCGACCATCAACCGCGTCGCTGCGGAGCTGAGCGACGGGAACCCGGACAACGGCGAGGCCGACGTCGTCGTCGCCGAGCTGCACGACCACGGCCTCGACTACGAGGCAGAGTTCTCCGGCGATGTCGATGTGGTCTTCAACGGCCACACCCACCAGGCCTACGCCGAGATGCGGCCCATGCCGGGTGCGCCTGGCGCCACGCGACCGTTCGTGCAGTCGGGCGAGTACGCCGGCCACGTCGGCCAGGTGGTGCTCGAGGTCGACACCACGACCGGTGCGATCACGACGCTCACTGCGACCAACCACGCGACGCCCAACACCGATGGCTCCGCGTACATCGCGGAGTACCCGCGGGTCGCCGAGATCGCCGAGATCGTCGATGAGGCCGAGGCCGAGGCGGCCCTGGCCGGCAACGTGCAGGTCGGCACGATCAGCGCCGACATCACCGTGCCGCTGGAGGATCGCGGCAATCGCGCCGAGGAGTCCACCATGGGTGAGCTCGTCGCGACGATGTACCGCGACCAGGTCGCGCCCGAGTCCCGCGGCGGCGCCGAGATCGGCATCGTCAACCCCGGCGGGCTCCGAGACAGCCTGCTCTACGAGGCCGCAGAGGGCGTCGGCGAGGACACCGACGGCATCGTGCGGCTGGCCGAGGCCAACGCCGTGCTGCCCTTCATCAACAACCTGGGCAGCATGACGCTCACGGGCGCACAGCTCGACCAGGTGCTCGAGCAGCAGTGGCAGCGCAACTCGGATGGCACCACCACCGGCATCTCGCGTCCGTACCTGCAGCTGGGCCTGAGCGACAACGTCACCTACGTCTCCGACCCGAGCCGCGCCATGGACGACCGCGTCAGCGACATCCGCATCGACGGGGAGCCCGTGGCAGCGGATGAGGAGATCCGCGTCGCCAGCTCGTCCTTCCTGCTCGATGGCGGCGACAACTTCTGGACCTTCCAGGATGGCGCCGACCGCCGCGACTCCGGGCTCGTCGACCTCGACGCGTTCACCGCGTTCCTGGGCGACAACCCGGGCATCGGGCCGGACTGGTCGGTCAACCACGTGGACGTGACCGACCTGCCCGACGCTCCCGTCGTGGAGGGCACCGACGTGACGATCCAGGTCGACCAGATCGACCGCATCCGCTCCACCGGCGCCGAGGCGTCCGAGACGCTCGAGGTGCGCGACACCGACGGCATGGTGCTCGGATCGGCCGACGTGGTCGTCAACAACGACGGAGCCGGCACGCCGCTGACGACCTCGGCAGAGGTCACGTTCGACGTGCTCGTTCCCGGCGGCGCGGGCAGCGAGCCCGCTCCGGCGACGTTCGTGCTGCACGCGGACAACGGCACCGAGATCCCGTTCGAGGTCGACGTCGTCTCGCCGACCGACCGCATCGCGGGCGCGAACCGCTTCGAGACCGCCGTGGCGATCTCCGAGTCCGGCTACCCCTCGGGCGCGCCGGTCGTCTACGTGGCCAGTGGTGAGGTCTGGGCTGACGGGCTGACCGCCGGTCCCGCCGCCGCACACGAGGGCGGTCCGCTGCTGCTCGTGCGCAAGGGCGAGGCCCCGGAGGTCGTGCTCGACGAGATCGCGCGGCTCGGTGCCGAGCGCGTGGTGATCGTCGGCGGACTGCCGTCGGTCGGTGCTGACGTCGAGACGGCGATCGCTGCCATCGACTCGGTCGACATGATCGATCGACTGGGCGGCGCGAACCGCTTCGAGACCAGCAGGCTCGTGGCCGAGTACGCGTTCGAGTCGGCCGACGGCGCATACGTCGCCACCGGCACGCGATTCCCGGACGCGCTCTCCGCTGGCGCCGCCGCGGGTCACCTCTCGTGGCCGCTCGTGCTGATCGACACCCGTGACGAGGTCCCCGCGGCCACCGTCGCGGCGCTCGACGACCTGGGCGTCGAGCGGGTGCGCATCGTCGGATCGACGCACGCGGTGCCGTCGTCGAACGCGGGCGAGTTCGTCGACGCCGGCTTCGTGGTCACCCGTCATGGCGGAGTCAACCGGTTCGCGACGAGCGCGCTCGTCACGGGCTCGGCGTTCGACTCGGCTCCTGCCGGCGCCTACCTCGCCTCCGGCGTGCTGTTCCCCGACGCGCTCGCGGGCAGCGCGATCGCGGGCGCGCAGGGGGCACCGCTGCTCATCACGCAGCAGGGCTGCGTGCCGGAGCCGGTGCTGGACATGCTCGATGAGCTGTCGCCGGCGTCGATCACGCTGCTCGGCGGCGCACCGTCGCTGAGCGTGGAGGTGGCTCGCCTGACCGGCTGCTAG
- the mgrA gene encoding L-glyceraldehyde 3-phosphate reductase, with amino-acid sequence MSWTADPARYDTDRPDAMQYRRAGRSGLKLPALTLGLWQNFGDDAPLERQRALVTTAFDRGITHFDLANNYGPPYGASERNFGRIMQSDLAAHRDEILVTTKAGWDMWPGPYGIGGSRKYLIASLDQSLERMGLDYVDIFYHHRPDPDTPLEETMAALDHIVRTGKALYVGVSSYSAEETREAHEILAGLGTPLTIHQPSYSMLNRWIETDGLLDTAGELGIGVIGFTALAQGLLTGKYLDGVPADSRAGRGGDGASVDPNVSAEATRRIRGLAGIAEQRGQSLAQLALSWALRDERMTSLTIGASRVEQLEQNLGALAAAPLSADEFAAIDEFAGDEPGVDLWAAARDSRS; translated from the coding sequence ATGAGCTGGACCGCCGACCCCGCCCGCTACGACACCGACCGCCCCGACGCGATGCAGTACCGCCGCGCGGGCCGCTCCGGCCTCAAGCTGCCCGCGCTCACGCTGGGCCTGTGGCAGAACTTCGGCGACGACGCCCCGCTGGAGCGCCAGCGCGCGCTCGTGACGACCGCCTTCGATCGCGGCATCACGCACTTCGACCTTGCCAACAACTACGGCCCGCCCTATGGCGCGAGCGAGCGCAACTTCGGCCGCATCATGCAGAGCGACCTGGCGGCCCACCGCGACGAGATCCTCGTCACCACCAAGGCGGGCTGGGACATGTGGCCGGGGCCCTACGGCATCGGCGGCAGCCGCAAGTACCTCATCGCCAGCCTCGACCAGTCGCTCGAGCGCATGGGCCTCGACTACGTCGACATCTTCTACCACCACCGTCCCGACCCCGACACGCCGCTCGAGGAGACCATGGCGGCGCTCGACCACATCGTGCGCACCGGCAAGGCGCTCTACGTGGGCGTCTCGAGCTACTCGGCGGAGGAGACGCGCGAGGCACACGAGATCCTCGCCGGGCTCGGCACGCCGCTCACGATCCACCAGCCATCCTACTCGATGCTCAACCGGTGGATCGAGACTGATGGTCTGCTCGACACCGCAGGCGAGCTCGGCATCGGCGTGATCGGCTTCACCGCGCTCGCGCAGGGCCTGCTGACGGGCAAGTACCTCGACGGCGTCCCCGCGGACTCGCGCGCCGGTCGCGGCGGCGACGGCGCCTCGGTGGACCCGAACGTGTCTGCTGAGGCCACCCGCCGCATCCGCGGGCTCGCCGGCATCGCCGAGCAGCGTGGGCAGTCGCTCGCGCAGCTGGCGCTGTCGTGGGCGCTGCGCGATGAGCGGATGACGTCGCTCACGATCGGCGCGTCCCGCGTCGAGCAGCTGGAGCAGAACCTCGGGGCGCTCGCGGCCGCGCCGCTGAGCGCCGACGAGTTCGCCGCCATCGACGAGTTCGCGGGCGACGAGCCGGGCGTCGACCTCTGGGCCGCCGCCCGCGACTCCCGCTCGTAG
- a CDS encoding LysR family transcriptional regulator substrate-binding protein, producing the protein MERFRLGGVPGVTPAKWLRVWRERVPDVPAVLVQIDEADPVAALREGRADAVLARLPIAGDDLHVVRLYDELPVAVAAKGHPIVAFEAVTSADLEGEAMLDQGTMTLAQLLETVATGAGIAIVPMSVARALGGPDTRSRVVTDRPETTIALVWLQSEDSPLHQEFIGIARGRRAGSSRGDREHTVEPGNAATGAKPRPSKPKPKPTANRPRRRGGPGRSGRPGPGGRR; encoded by the coding sequence GTGGAGCGGTTCAGGCTGGGCGGTGTGCCGGGGGTGACCCCGGCCAAGTGGCTGCGCGTGTGGCGCGAGCGGGTGCCAGACGTGCCGGCCGTGCTCGTGCAGATCGACGAGGCGGATCCGGTGGCCGCGCTCCGGGAGGGACGCGCAGATGCGGTGCTCGCTCGGCTCCCGATCGCCGGCGACGACCTCCACGTGGTGCGGCTCTATGACGAGCTGCCGGTGGCGGTCGCCGCGAAGGGGCATCCGATCGTCGCGTTCGAGGCGGTGACGAGCGCCGACCTCGAGGGCGAGGCGATGCTCGACCAGGGCACCATGACCCTCGCCCAGCTGCTCGAGACCGTCGCGACGGGCGCGGGCATCGCGATCGTGCCGATGTCGGTCGCGCGGGCGCTCGGCGGGCCCGACACGCGCAGCCGGGTGGTGACCGACCGGCCCGAGACGACCATCGCCCTCGTCTGGCTGCAGTCGGAGGACTCGCCCCTGCACCAGGAGTTCATCGGCATCGCGCGAGGCCGCCGGGCGGGCTCGTCGCGCGGCGACCGGGAGCACACGGTCGAGCCGGGCAATGCCGCCACGGGCGCGAAGCCGCGACCCTCGAAGCCCAAGCCGAAGCCGACGGCCAACCGCCCGCGCCGCCGCGGGGGCCCCGGCCGCTCGGGTCGCCCCGGACCCGGGGGTCGGCGCTGA
- a CDS encoding GNAT family N-acetyltransferase → MTANIRDATVDDVAGIARVRVETWRAAYGGLVPQDILDRMDVERETARRMEHWDDMHADPRCHDLVAVADGEVVGWAMCGPARDADAPATGEVYAIYAHSSRWSRGVGQAMLSELERRLIGDGHTTAYLWLLLGNERAEHFYEAHGWHADGGEKTHEGLVEQRMIRQLGVQPV, encoded by the coding sequence ATGACCGCGAACATCCGAGACGCCACGGTCGACGACGTCGCCGGCATCGCGAGGGTGCGTGTGGAGACCTGGCGCGCCGCCTACGGCGGGCTGGTGCCGCAGGACATCCTCGACCGCATGGATGTCGAGCGCGAGACCGCGCGCCGCATGGAGCACTGGGACGACATGCACGCCGATCCGCGGTGCCACGACCTGGTCGCCGTCGCCGACGGCGAGGTGGTCGGCTGGGCCATGTGCGGGCCCGCGCGGGATGCGGATGCGCCCGCGACCGGCGAGGTCTACGCGATCTACGCGCACTCCTCGCGGTGGTCGCGCGGCGTGGGGCAGGCGATGCTCTCCGAGCTGGAGCGTCGGCTGATCGGCGACGGCCACACGACCGCCTACCTCTGGCTGCTGCTCGGCAACGAGCGCGCGGAGCACTTCTACGAGGCGCACGGCTGGCATGCCGACGGCGGCGAGAAGACGCACGAGGGCCTGGTGGAGCAGCGGATGATCCGGCAGCTGGGCGTGCAGCCGGTTTGA